One window of Camelina sativa cultivar DH55 chromosome 4, Cs, whole genome shotgun sequence genomic DNA carries:
- the LOC104783494 gene encoding probable inactive purple acid phosphatase 9 yields the protein MPGNSSEATGMVQGPSHTRNLYYSYDMGSVHFVYISTETEFLKGGKQYSFLKSDLESVNRSKTPFVVLQGHRPMYTTSRKIRDAEIRQRMIEHLEPLLVKNNVTVALWGHVHNYESLQTQCXPLTNLRSNYSFRIFHWIESEINPKHLDHDHNPLPGTRHILTESNQLNFRFAANRPEQIHLGYTDNTNEMRVMFVTGDGEVREARYGEVKEKLDNIAVARGVRYEREHMCHAPANTTIGWRDPGWTFDAVMKDLKQGINYFYQVGSDLKGWSEVHSFVSRNESSEETLAFMFGDMGCSTPYRTFIRGEDESLSTVKWILRDIEALGEDKAAVVSHIGDISYAKGYSWIWDEFFAQIEPIASRVPYHVCIGNHEYDWPNQPWKPDWSAYIYGKDSGGECGVPYSVKFNMPGNSSEATGMVQGPSHTRNLYYSYDMGSVHFVYISTETEFLKGGKQYSFLKSDLESVNRSKTPFVVLQGHRPMYTTSRKIRDAEIRQRMIEHLEPLLVKNNVTVALWGHVHNYERFCPISNNTCGERWQGSPVHLVIGMAGKDTQPTWEPRPNHQDVPIFPQPANSMYRGGEFGYTRLVANKERLTLSYVGNHDGEVHDVVEILASGEVISGSDDDGRDEKFGSESDIAVLWYIEGASVMVLGGILGYFVGFFSRKKKESFYQVGSDLKGWSEVHSFVSRNESSDXNGSWIQMKTEET from the exons ATGCCTGGTAATTCATCTGAAGCCACGGGTATGGTTCAGGGACCTTCTCATACTCGGAACCTTTACTATTCTTATGATATGGGTTCGGTTCATTTCGTTTATATTTCGACGGAGACTGAGTTTCTTAAAGGAGGGAAGCAGTATAGCTTTTTGAAGAGTGATCTAGAGTCTGTGAATAGGAGCAAGACACCGTTTGTTGTGTTACAAGGGCATAGACCGATGTACACTACGAGTAGGAAGATCAGAGATGCTGAGATAAGGCAGAGGATGATAGAGCATTTGGAACCGTTGTTAGTGAAGAACAATGTGACGGTTGCTTTATGGGGACATGTTCATAATTACGAAAG CCTGCAAACTCAATGTATNCCCTTAACCAATCTCCGCTCAAATTACTCTTTCCGGATCTTTCATTGGATCGAATCCGAGATCAACCCGAAACACCTAGACCATGATCACAACCCGTTACCCGGAACCCGCCATATTTTAACCGAATCAAACCAGTTAAATTTCCGGTTTGCCGCTAACCGGCCGGAGCAGATTCATTTGGGTTACACAGATAATACCAACGAGATGAGAGTGATGTTTGTAACCGGAGATGGAGAGGTACGAGAAGCTCGATACGGTGAGGTTAAGGAGAAGCTAGATAACATCGCGGTGGCGCGTGGAGTTAGGTACGAGAGGGAACATATGTGTCACGCGCCGGCGAATACGACAATCGGATGGAGAGATCCAGGTTGGACCTTTGACGCTGTGATGAAGGATCTGAAACAAGGGATTAACTACTTTTATCAG GTTGGGAGTGATTTGAAAGGATGGAGTGAAGTCCATAGCTTTGTTTCAAGAAACGAGAGCTCAGAAGAAACGTTAGCTTTCATGTTTGGAGATATGGGTTGTTCTACACCTTACAGAACATTCATACGTGGTGAAGATGAGAGTTTATCAACTGTGAAGTGGATTCTAAGAGACATTGAAGCTTTAGGTGAGGATAAGGCAGCGGTTGTATCTCACATTGGAGATATAAGTTATGCGAAAGGTTACTCGTGGATTTGGGATGAGTTCTTTGCTCAGATTGAGCCAATTGCATCTAGAGTACCATACCATGTGTGTATTGGTAACCATGAGTATGATTGGCCTAACCAGCCTTGGAAACCAGATTGGTCAGCTTATATTTATGGTAAAGATAGTGGTGGTGAATGTGGTGTACCGTATAGTGTTAAGTTCAACATGCCTGGTAATTCATCTGAAGCCACGGGTATGGTTCAGGGACCTTCTCATACTCGGAACCTTTACTATTCTTATGATATGGGTTCGGTTCATTTCGTTTATATTTCGACGGAGACTGAGTTTCTTAAAGGAGGGAAGCAGTATAGCTTTTTGAAGAGTGATCTAGAGTCTGTGAATAGGAGCAAGACACCGTTTGTTGTGTTACAAGGGCATAGACCGATGTACACTACGAGTAGGAAGATCAGAGATGCTGAGATAAGGCAGAGGATGATAGAGCATTTGGAACCGTTGTTAGTGAAGAACAATGTGACGGTTGCTTTATGGGGACATGTTCATAATTACGAAAGGTTTTGTCCGATTAGTAACAACACTTGTGGTGAACGTTGGCAAGGAAGCCCTGTTCATCTTGTGATTGGTATGGCTGGTAAAGATACGCAACCTACATGGGAACCGAGACCTAATCACCAGGATGTCCCGATATTTCCTCAGCCTGCAAACTCAATGTATCGTGGAGGCGAGTTTGGGTACACTCGTTTGGTTGCTAATAAGGAAAGACTCACTCTTTCCTAC GTGGGAAACCATGACGGAGAAGTTCATGATGTGGTTGAGATTTTGGCTTCTGGGGAAGTCATTAGCggtagtgatgatgatggtagaGATGAAAAATTTGGATCTGAATCTGATATTGCAGTCTTGTGGTACATTGAAGGAGCAAGTGTGATGGTTTTGGGAGGGATTTTGGggtattttgttggtttctttagtcgtaaaaagaaagaatcNTTTTATCAG GTTGGGAGTGATTTGAAAGGATGGAGTGAAGTCCATAGCTTTGTTTCAAGAAACGAGAGCTCAGACNCTAATGGTAGTTGGATCCAAATGAAAACCGAGGAGACGTGA
- the LOC104779668 gene encoding probable inactive purple acid phosphatase 9, with product MIAVYYLFIFIFTFITTSVYSKPTISFTPKTLNRSGDTVVIKWSGVESPSDLDWLGIYSPPESRHDHFIGYKFLSDSPDWQSGSGSISLPLTNLRSNYSFRIFHWTQSEINPKHLDHDHNPLPGTRHLLTESNQLNFRFAANRPEQIHLGYTDNTNEMRVMFVTGDGEEREARYGEVKEKLDNVAVARGVRYEREHMCHAPANTTIGWRDPGWTFDAVMKDLKQGINYFYQVGSDLKGWSEVHSFVSRNESSEETLAFMFGDMGCSTPYRTFIRGEDESLSTVKWILRDIEALGEDKAAVVSHIGDISYAKGYSWIWDEFFAQIEPIASRVPYHVCIGNHEYDWPNQPWKPDWSAYIYGKDSGGECGVPYSVKFNMPGNSSEATGMVQGPSQTRNLYYSYDMGSVHFVYISTETEFLKGGKQYSFLKSDLESVNRSKTPFVVLQGHRPMYTTSRKIRDAEIRQRMIEHLEPLLVKNNVTVALWGHVHNYERFCPISNNTCGERWQGSPVHLVIGMAGKDTQPIWEPRPNHQDVPIFPQPANSMYRGGEFGYTRLVANKERLTLSYVGNHDGEVHDVVEILASGEVISGSDDDGKDDNFGSESDIAVLWYIEGASVMVLGGILGYFVGFFSRKKKESGVGSSNGSWIQMKTEET from the exons ATGATCGCCGTTTactatctcttcatcttcatcttcaccttCATCACCACCTCTGTTTATTCCAAACCCACGATTTCATTCACTCCCAAAACCTTAAACCGATCCGGCGACACAGTCGTGATCAAATGGTCCGGCGTCGAGTCACCGTCCGATCTCGATTGGTTAGGAATCTACTCACCGCCGGAATCTCGTCACGATCACTTCATCGGCTACAAATTCTTATCCGATTCGCCCGATTGGCAATCCGGGTCGGGTTCGATTTCACTTCCCTTAACCAATCTCCGCTCAAATTACTCTTTCCGGATCTTTCATTGGACCCAATCCGAGATCAACCCGAAACACCTAGACCATGATCACAACCCGTTACCCGGAACCCGCCATCTTTTAACCGAATCAAACCAGTTAAATTTCCGGTTTGCTGCTAACCGACCGGAGCAGATTCATTTGGGTTACACAGACAATACCAACGAGATGAGAGTGATGTTTGTAACCGGAGATGGAGAGGAACGAGAAGCTCGATACGGCGAGGTTAAGGAGAAGCTCGATAACGTCGCGGTGGCGCGTGGAGTTAGGTACGAGAGGGAACATATGTGTCACGCGCCGGCGAATACGACAATCGGATGGAGAGATCCAGGTTGGACCTTTGACGCTGTGATGAAGGATCTGAAACAAGGGATTAACTACTTTTATCAG GTTGGGAGTGATTTGAAAGGATGGAGTGAAGTCCATAGCTTTGTTTCAAGAAACGAGAGCTCAGAAGAAACGTTAGCTTTCATGTTTGGAGATATGGGTTGTTCTACACCTTACAGAACATTCATACGTGGTGAAGATGAGAGTTTATCAACTGTGAAGTGGATTCTAAGAGACATTGAAGCTTTAGGTGAGGATAAGGCAGCGGTTGTATCTCACATTGGAGATATAAGTTATGCGAAAGGTTACTCGTGGATTTGGGATGAGTTCTTTGCTCAGATTGAGCCAATTGCATCTAGAGTACCATACCATGTGTGTATTGGTAACCATGAGTATGATTGGCCTAACCAGCCTTGGAAACCAGATTGGTCAGCTTATATTTATGGTAAAGATAGTGGTGGTGAATGTGGTGTACCGTATAGTGTTAAGTTCAACATGCCTGGTAATTCATCTGAAGCCACGGGTATGGTTCAGGGACCTTCTCAAACTCGGAACCTTTACTATTCTTATGATATGGGTTCGGTTCATTTCGTTTATATATCGACAGAGACTGAGTTTCTTAAAGGAGGTAAGCAGTATAGCTTTTTGAAGAGTGATCTAGAGTCTGTGAATAGGAGCAAGACACCGTTTGTTGTGTTACAAGGGCATAGACCGATGTACACTACGAGTAGGAAGATCAGAGATGCGGAGATAAGACAGAGGATGATCGAGCATTTGGAACCGTTGTTAGTGAAGAACAATGTGACGGTTGCTTTATGGGGACATGTTCATAATTACGAAAGGTTTTGTCCGATTAGTAACAACACTTGTGGTGAACGTTGGCAAGGAAGCCCTGTTCATCTTGTGATTGGTATGGCTGGAAAAGATACACAACCTATATGGGAACCGAGACCTAATCACCAGGATGTCCCGATATTTCCTCAGCCTGCAAACTCAATGTACCGTGGAGGCGAGTTTGGGTACACTCGTTTGGTTGCTAATAAGGAAAGACTCACTCTTTCGTATGTGGGAAACCATGACGGAGAAGTTCATGATGTGGTTGAGATTTTGGCTTCTGGGGAAGTCATTAGCggtagtgatgatgatggtaaagaCGACAACTTTGGATCTGAATCTGATATTGCAGTCTTGTGGTACATTGAAGGAGCAAGTGTGATGGTTTTGGGAGGGATTTTGGggtattttgttggtttctttagtcgtaaaaagaaagaatctggAGTTGGATCATCTAATGGTAGTTGGATCCAAATGAAAACCGAGGAGACGTGA
- the LOC104783493 gene encoding MO25-like protein At2g03410 yields the protein MPERFCRSLEKLAGTKESFRPHRFISFFFVETLMPLDRLYMVFNSPWASKAQFGPIKVKKKGDKIGACVSIIGGAKRHGGYDLAPLPKHHRTRSHLRVGSTDEECINITFSGKLSSLSGNLGHHGGSTRIKGLFKNKPRLPNEIVRQTRDLIALSESEEEVIIDARHSKRLGICAELCRNMRDLKSILYGNSEAEPVPEACLMLTQEFFREDTLRPLIKSIPKLDLEARKDATQIVANLQKQQVESRLVASEYLESNLDVIDSLVQGIDRDHELALHYTGMLKECVRHQVVAKYILESKNLEKFFDYVQLPYFDVATDASKIFRELLTRHKSTVAEYLAKNYEWFFSEYSTRLLERGSYFTKRQASKLLGDVLMDRSNSGVMIKYVSSLDNLRIMMNLLREPTKNIQLEAFHIFKLFVANENKPEDIVAILVANRNKILRLFADLKAEKEDKGFETDKALVMNEIATLSLLDIKTAD from the exons ATGCCGGAAAGATTTTGCCGATCACTGGAGAAACTCGCCGGAACGAAGGAGAGTTTTCGTCCTCAcagatttatttctttctttttcgttGAAACATTAATGCCATTGGATagattatatatggtttttaactCTCCTTGGGCTTCTAAGGCCCAATTTGGCCCAATAAAAGT aaaaaaaaaaggagacaaaATAGGTGCGTGTGTCTCCATAATCGGTGGTGCTAAACGACACGGAGGCTACGATTTAGCTCCGTTGCCAAAGCACCACCGTACACGGAGCCATCTACGCGTCGGATCCACCGATGAAGAATGTATCAACATCACATTCAGCGGGAAGCTTAGCAGTTTAAGCGGGAACCTAGGACACCATGGAGGAAGCACGAGGATCAAAGGTCTCTTCAAGAACAAACCTCGTCTCCCTAACGAAATCGTACGTCAGACTCGAGATCTCATCGCGTTATCCGAATCCGAAGAAGAAGTAATCATCGATGCGAGACACTCGAAAAGGTTAGGGATCTGTGCGGAGTTGTGTCGGAACATGAGGGATTTGAAATCGATTCTTTACGGTAATAGTGAAGCTGAGCCTGTCCCCGAAGCTTGTCTTATGTTAACGCAAGAGTTTTTTAGAGAAGACACGCTTCGTCCTCTGATCAAATCTATTCCCAAACTCGATCTTGAAGCGAGGAAAGACGCGACTCAGATCGTTGCGAATCTGCAGAAACAACAAGTTGAGTCACGGCTCGTTGCTTCTGAATATCTTGAATCGAATCTAGACGTTATCGATTCGTTAGTTCAAGGTATCGATCGCGATCACGAGTTGGCGTTGCATTACACGGGGATGCTTAAAGAATGTGTGAGGCATCAGGTTGTTGCCAAATACATTCTCGAATCCAAGAACTTGGAGAAGTTTTTCGATTACGTTCAGCTTCCTTATTTCGATGTAGCTACGGATGCTAGCAAGATCTTTAGAGAGCTTTTGACGAGGCATAAATCGACTGTAGCGGAGTACCTCGCCAAGAACTACGAATGGTTTTTCTCGGAGTACAGCACGAGGTTGTTGGAGAGAGGAAGCTATTTCACGAAGAGGCAAGCTTCAAAACTGCTTGGAGATGTGTTGATGGATCGTTCGAATTCAGGTGTGATGATTAAGTACGTGAGCAGTTTGGATAATTTGAGAATCATGATGAATCTTTTGAGAGAACCAACAAAGAACATTCAGCTAGAAGCTTTTCATATATTTAAGCTGTTTGTGGCGAACGAGAACAAGCCAGAGGACATTGTGGCGATTCTCGTGGCGAACCGAAACAAGATTCTTCGTTTGTTTGCTGATTTGAAAGCTGAGAAAGAAGATAAAGGTTTTGAAACTGATAAAGCTTTGGTTATGAATGAGATTGCTACACTTTCTCTTCTTGATATCAAAACCGCTGattga
- the LOC104779666 gene encoding nodulin-related protein 1-like isoform X1 yields the protein MDFFTDQVKKKFSDKKPESSDPEPNHNKNKPDHTEPTTHKPVSNTDPTAHRPASNAELMASAKIVAEAAQAAARNESDKLDKAKVAGATADILDAASRYGKLDEKSGVGQYLEKAEQYLHKYETSHSHSSGGGSHGTAGTGGSHGGVATGGSHGGVGTGGSHGGGAGAPASKKEDEKSGGGHGFGDYAKMAQGFMK from the exons ATGGATTTCTTCACCGATCAAGTAAAGAAGAAG TTCTCCGACAAGAAACCGGAGAGCTCGGATCCGGAACCGAACCACAACAAGAACAAACCAGATCACACCGAGCCAACGACACATAAACCGGTTTCCAACACCGATCCAACAGCACATAGGCCAGCTTCCAACGCTGAGCTCATGGCTAGTGCCAAGATCGTAGCCGAAGCTGCTCAAGCCGCTGCTCGTAACGAGTCAGACAAGCTGGACAAAGCTAAAGTCGCGGGAGCCACCGCTGATATCCTTGACGCCGCTTCTAGATATGGCAAGCTCGATGAAAAGAGTGGTGTTGGTCAGTACCTCGAGAAAGCTGAACAATATCTCCACAAGTACGAAACTTCCCACTCTCACTCCTCCGGCGGCGGAAGCCACGGTACTGCTGGAACCGGTGGAAGCCACGGCGGTGTTGCAACCGGGGGAAGCCACGGCGGTGTTGGAACCGGGGGAAGCCACGGTGGTGGAGCTGGAGCACCGGCGTCtaagaaagaagatgagaagtCCGGAGGTGGCCATGGGTTTGGAGATTATGCTAAGATGGCTCAAGGTTTCATGAAGTGA
- the LOC104779661 gene encoding uncharacterized protein LOC104779661: MVQSQSLSTLTLCGSVEVSSSWRNRLNSGKASSLFGDRCVSCQFLRKSPPFRSHWKSIKQKNLLRVEARWPFQGGGGQGLDPSSERSESANEDILIFFFQLDLATRVQYALNLEQYDIAQQLREKLTEVEEEAIRLQEGKRGSSSKSEAQDKGISIIRLRADLQNAIDSEDYGLAAKLRDEISKLEAESLAVSAKALAFEKAEYAFRLGQKLRHKTFGYRAVVCGMDPICCESSSWMEAAEVEKLPRGSNQPFYQVLVDVRTHPDLLVAYVAEDNLLAPEKPDKERFDHPYISFLYYGADTAGDFIPVKQLREKYNRPRHEVPFDSQDED, encoded by the exons ATGGTGCAAAGTCAGTCGTTAAGCACATTAACACTCTGTGGAAGTGTAGAAGTTTCAAGTTCGTGGAGGAATCGTTTAAATTCAGGGAAAGCTTCAAGCTTGTTCGGTGATCGATGTGTTTCGTGTCAGTTTTTGCGTAAATCACCGCCCTTTCGAAGCCATTGGAAGTCAATAAAGCAAAAGAATTTGTTGAGGGTTGAAGCTAGATGGCCGTTTCAAGGGGGTGGTGGACAAGGTTTAGACCCGAGCTCTGAGCGAAGCGAGAGTGCGAATGAAGATattttgatctttttctttCAGTTGGATTTGGCTACTCGTGTACAG TATGCGTTGAATCTGGAGCAGTATGACATTGCGCAACAACTAAGAGAAAAGCTAACTGAG GTGGAAGAGGAGGCAATAAGGCTGCAAGAAGGGAAGAGAGGGTCATCATCAAAGAGTGAAGCTCAAGACAAGGGCATTAGCATTATAAGGCTACG TGCAGATCTCCAGAATGCCATTGACAGTGAGGATTATGGTTTGGCAGCTAAGTTACGAGATGAAATCTCAAAGCTTGAGGCAGAATCATTAGCTGTATCTGCGAAAGCCTTGGCTTTTGAGAAAGCAGAGTATGCATTTCGTTTGGGACAGAAACTTAGACACAAAACTTTCG GTTACCGGGCTGTAGTTTGTGGTATGGATCCAATTTGCTGTGAATCAAGCTCTTGGATGGAAGCTGCAGAAGTTGAAAAGTTGCCTCGTGGATCCAATCAGCCATTTTATCAG GTTCTAGTCGATGTTCGCACACACCCAGATCTACTAGTGGCATATG TTGCTGAAGACAATCTGTTAGCTCCAGAAAAACCCGACAAG GAAAGGTTTGATCATCCTTACATTTCTTTTCTCTACTATGGAGCCGACACAGCTGGAGATTTCATCCCTGTCAAACAATTGCGTGAGAAGTACAACAGACCCCGGCATGAAGTTCCTTTTGATTCACAAGACGAAGATTAA
- the LOC104779664 gene encoding 26S proteasome non-ATPase regulatory subunit 10-like, whose protein sequence is MMEIDAPKQPESKQIRDEELFKASEWGDSSLFVSLSPEQLANSLKFRNEDGRSLLHIAASFGHSQIVKLLSSSDDAKTVINSKDDEGWAPLHSAASIGNAELVELLLTRGADVNAKNNGGRTALHYAASKGWLEIAQFLLTHGAKINITDKVGCTPLHRAASVGKLEICEFLIEEGAEIDATDKMGQTALMHSVICDDKQVAFLLIRHGADVDVEDKEGYTVLGRATAEFRPALIDAAKAMIEAEG, encoded by the exons ATGATGGAAATCGATGCTCCGAAGCAACCAGAGTCGAAGCAGATCAGAGACGAAGAGCTTTTCAAAGCATCCGAATGGGGTGACTCATCCTTGTTCGTGTCTTTATCTCCAGAACAGCTCGCGAACTCTCTCAAATTCAGAAACGAAGACGGTCGCTCTCTCCTCCATATCGCAGCCTCCTTTGGCCATTCTCAA ATAGTTAAGTTGTTATCAAGTTCAGATGACGCAAAGACTGTAATCAATAGCAAGGATGATGAAGGATGGGCTCCTTTGCATTCCGCTGCTAGCATCGGTAATGCTGAGCTCGTTGAGTTGCTTTTGACCAGAG GTGCTGATGTAAATGCCAAAAACAATGGTGGTCGCACTGCCCTTCACTATGCTGCTAGCAAAGGCTGGTTGGAGATTGCTCAGTTTTTATTAACACACGGTGCAAAGATTAACATCACAGACAAG GTTGGTTGCACTCCACTTCACAGGGCAGCAAGCGTGGGAAAGTTAGAAATTTGTGAGTTTCTTATCGAGGAAGGAGCAGAGATCGACGCCACAGACAAAATGGGCCAAACTGCACTCATGCATTCAGTCATCTGCGATGACAAGCAG GTTGCGTTCCTGCTTATAAGACATGGTGCAGATGTAGATGTAGAAGACAAGGAAGGTTACACTGTTTTAGGCCGAGCTACCGCCGAATTCAGACCAGCTTTAATCGATGCTGCAAAAGCCATGATTGAAGCTGAAGGATAA
- the LOC104779663 gene encoding uncharacterized protein LOC104779663 has protein sequence MMQTKVSSFSRPSLTLHEPRVVHHPRISMAVCSSSSSSAPSPLHNLLCKSTFPLAASLTLLLSPCTVEAGLMSGSPGIESVPGPELPKIEFLDSFNAKNQKFYAENDARFKESPLLKKLLENSKLNKEKNERAIQDKYCLRGAEWGVGDCSTTGMTDEEKEQFITMLKKKTGVE, from the exons atgatgcaaaccaaagtctcttctttctctcgacCAAGCCTTACTCTCCATGAACCAAGAGTAGTTCATCATCCTCGTATCTCCATGGCTGtatgctcatcatcatcatcatcagcaccATCACCGTTGCACAATCTTCTCTGCAAGTCTACCTTCCCTCTCGCTGCCTCTCTCACCCTTCTCCTCTCTCCTTGCACCG TTGAAGCAGGACTCATGTCAGGATCTCCCGGTATAGAATCAGTTCCAGGTCCAGAATTACCAAAAATCGAATTCCTTGACAGTTTCAATG CAAAAAACCAGAAGTTCTACGCCGAGAACGATGCCAGATTCAAGGAATCTCCACTTCTCAAGAAACTACTTGAGAATTCCaaactaaacaaagaaaa GAATGAAAGAGCGATTCAAGACAAATATTGTCTAAGAGGAGCAGAATGGGGAGTAGGAGATTGTTCAACCACAGGAATGACAGATGAAGAGAAGGAGCAATTCATCACAATGTTGAAAAAGAAGACTGGTGTTGAATAA
- the LOC109132430 gene encoding probable inactive purple acid phosphatase 9: MIAVYYLFIFIFTFITTSVYSKPTISFTPKTLNRSGDTVVIKWSGVESPSDLDWLGIYSPPESRHDHFIGYKFLSDSPDWQSGSGSISLPLTNLRSNYSFRIFHWIESEINPKHLDHDHNPLPGTRHILTESNQLNFRFAANRPEQIHLGYTDNTNEMRVMFVTGDGEVREARYGEVKEKLDNIAVARGVRYEREHMCHAPANTTIGWRDPGWTFDAVMKDLKQGINYFYQVGSDLKGWSEVHSFVSRNESSDETLAFMFGDMGCSTPYRTFIRGEDESLSTVKWILRDIEALGEDKAAVVSHIGDISYAKGYSWIWDEFFAQIEPIASRVPYHVCIGNHEYDWPNQPWKPVWSAYIYGKDSGGECGVPYSVKFNMPGNSSEATGMVQGPSHTRNLYYSYDMGSVHFVYISTETEFLKGGKQYSFLKSDLESVNRSKTPFVVLQGHRPMYTTSRKIRDAEIRQRMIEHLEPLLVKNNVTVALWGHVHNYERFCPISNNTCGERWQGSPHRYFEGEKS, from the exons ATGATCGCCGTTTactatctcttcatcttcatcttcaccttCATCACCACCTCTGTTTATTCCAAACCCACGATTTCATTCACTCCCAAAACCTTAAACCGATCCGGCGACACAGTCGTGATCAAATGGTCCGGCGTCGAGTCACCGTCCGATCTCGATTGGTTAGGAATCTACTCACCGCCGGAATCTCGTCACGATCACTTCATCGGCTACAAATTCTTATCCGATTCGCCCGATTGGCAATCCGGGTCGGGTTCGATTTCACTTCCCTTAACCAATCTCCGCTCAAATTACTCTTTCCGGATCTTTCATTGGATCGAATCCGAGATCAACCCGAAACACCTAGACCATGATCACAACCCGTTACCCGGAACCCGCCATATTTTAACCGAATCAAACCAGTTAAATTTCCGGTTTGCCGCTAACCGGCCGGAGCAGATTCATTTGGGTTACACAGATAATACCAACGAGATGAGAGTGATGTTTGTAACCGGAGATGGAGAGGTACGAGAAGCTCGATACGGTGAGGTTAAGGAGAAGCTAGATAACATCGCGGTGGCGCGTGGAGTTAGGTACGAGAGGGAACATATGTGTCACGCGCCGGCGAATACGACAATCGGATGGAGAGATCCAGGTTGGACCTTTGACGCTGTGATGAAGGATCTGAAACAAGGGATTAACTACTTTTATCAG GTTGGGAGTGATTTGAAAGGATGGAGTGAAGTCCATAGCTTTGTTTCAAGAAACGAGAGCTCAGACGAAACGTTAGCTTTCATGTTTGGAGATATGGGTTGTTCTACACCTTACAGAACATTCATACGTGGTGAAGATGAGAGTTTATCAACTGTGAAGTGGATTCTAAGAGACATTGAAGCTTTAGGTGAGGATAAGGCAGCGGTTGTATCTCACATTGGAGATATAAGTTATGCGAAAGGTTACTCGTGGATTTGGGATGAGTTCTTTGCTCAGATTGAGCCAATTGCATCTAGAGTACCATACCATGTGTGTATTGGTAACCATGAGTATGATTGGCCTAACCAGCCTTGGAAACCAGTTTGGTCAGCTTATATTTATGGTAAAGATAGTGGTGGTGAATGTGGTGTACCGTATAGTGTTAAGTTCAACATGCCTGGTAATTCATCTGAAGCCACGGGTATGGTTCAGGGACCTTCTCATACTCGGAACCTTTACTATTCTTATGATATGGGTTCGGTTCATTTCGTTTATATATCGACAGAGACTGAGTTTCTTAAAGGAGGTAAGCAGTATAGCTTTTTGAAGAGTGATCTAGAGTCTGTGAATAGGAGCAAGACACCGTTTGTTGTGTTACAAGGGCATAGACCGATGTACACTACGAGTAGGAAGATCAGAGATGCGGAGATAAGACAGAGGATGATCGAGCATTTGGAACCGTTGTTAGTGAAGAACAATGTGACGGTTGCTTTATGGGGACATGTTCATAATTACGAAAGGTTTTGTCCGATTAGTAACAACACTTGTGGTGAACGTTGGCAAGGAAGCCCT CATAGATATTTTGAAGGTGAAAAGTCATAA
- the LOC104779666 gene encoding nodulin-related protein 1-like isoform X2, producing MDFFTDQVKKKFSDKKPESSDPEPNHNKNKPDHTEPTTHKPVSNTDPTAHRPASNAELMASAKIVAEAAQAAARNESDKLDKAKVAGATADILDAASRYGKLDEKSGVGQYLEKAEQYLHKYETSHSHSSGGGSHGTAGTGGSHGGVATGGSHGGVGTGGSHGGGAGAPASKKEDEKSGGGHGFGDYAKMAQGFMK from the coding sequence ATGGATTTCTTCACCGATCAAGTAAAGAAGAAGTTCTCCGACAAGAAACCGGAGAGCTCGGATCCGGAACCGAACCACAACAAGAACAAACCAGATCACACCGAGCCAACGACACATAAACCGGTTTCCAACACCGATCCAACAGCACATAGGCCAGCTTCCAACGCTGAGCTCATGGCTAGTGCCAAGATCGTAGCCGAAGCTGCTCAAGCCGCTGCTCGTAACGAGTCAGACAAGCTGGACAAAGCTAAAGTCGCGGGAGCCACCGCTGATATCCTTGACGCCGCTTCTAGATATGGCAAGCTCGATGAAAAGAGTGGTGTTGGTCAGTACCTCGAGAAAGCTGAACAATATCTCCACAAGTACGAAACTTCCCACTCTCACTCCTCCGGCGGCGGAAGCCACGGTACTGCTGGAACCGGTGGAAGCCACGGCGGTGTTGCAACCGGGGGAAGCCACGGCGGTGTTGGAACCGGGGGAAGCCACGGTGGTGGAGCTGGAGCACCGGCGTCtaagaaagaagatgagaagtCCGGAGGTGGCCATGGGTTTGGAGATTATGCTAAGATGGCTCAAGGTTTCATGAAGTGA